A region of Spiribacter roseus DNA encodes the following proteins:
- the serC gene encoding 3-phosphoserine/phosphohydroxythreonine transaminase: MSRVYNFSAGPGTLPEPVLRQAAEEMLDWHGTGMSVMEMSHRGKSFVSIAERAEADLRELLQVPDNYRVLFLQGGATAQFSAVPLNLIGDASSVDYVNTGSWSKKAIAEARKYTAVNVAAEGGNGDPMAIPPQAEWQCDPNAAYLHYCANETITGVEFPEIPDAGDVPLVSDMSSTFLSRPLDVSRFGVIYAGAQKNFGPAGLTVVIVRDDLLDRASAQVPAIWDYRRQAEADSMLNTPATYSLYIAGLVFQWLKDEGGLAAMGEINRRKAARLYEAIDASAFYRNPVAPDARSWMNVPFVLADDSLDATFLKEASAAGLETLKGHRSVGGMRASIYNAMPEAGVDALIDFMADFERRHG, from the coding sequence ATGTCGCGTGTATACAACTTCAGCGCGGGGCCCGGGACGTTACCGGAACCCGTCCTGCGCCAGGCCGCCGAGGAAATGCTCGACTGGCACGGCACCGGGATGTCGGTGATGGAAATGAGCCATCGCGGCAAGTCCTTCGTGTCCATCGCCGAGCGGGCCGAGGCCGATCTTCGTGAACTCCTCCAGGTGCCGGACAACTACCGGGTGCTGTTCCTGCAGGGCGGTGCCACGGCACAGTTCTCCGCAGTGCCCCTGAACCTGATCGGCGATGCCTCGAGCGTCGACTATGTCAACACCGGCAGCTGGTCGAAAAAGGCGATCGCCGAGGCGCGCAAGTACACGGCGGTCAACGTGGCGGCCGAGGGGGGCAATGGTGATCCCATGGCCATTCCGCCGCAGGCCGAGTGGCAGTGCGATCCCAACGCCGCCTATCTGCACTACTGTGCCAACGAGACCATTACCGGCGTCGAGTTCCCCGAGATCCCGGATGCCGGTGACGTGCCGCTGGTCAGCGACATGTCGTCGACGTTCCTGTCCCGGCCGCTGGATGTCTCGCGGTTCGGCGTGATCTACGCCGGCGCCCAGAAGAACTTCGGTCCCGCGGGACTGACCGTGGTGATCGTCCGGGATGACCTGCTGGATCGTGCCAGCGCCCAGGTGCCGGCGATCTGGGACTACCGGCGCCAGGCCGAAGCCGATTCCATGCTCAATACGCCGGCCACCTACAGCCTCTATATCGCCGGCCTGGTTTTCCAGTGGCTCAAGGACGAGGGCGGGCTGGCCGCGATGGGCGAGATCAATCGCCGCAAGGCCGCCAGGCTCTATGAGGCGATCGATGCCTCGGCGTTTTACCGCAACCCGGTGGCCCCGGATGCACGCTCGTGGATGAACGTGCCGTTCGTGCTGGCCGATGATTCGCTGGACGCGACCTTCCTCAAGGAAGCGAGTGCGGCCGGGCTGGAGACCCTCAAGGGGCACCGCTCGGTAGGCGGCATGCGTGCCAGCATCTACAATGCGATGCCCGAGGCCGGAGTGGATGCCCTCATCGACTTCATGGCCGATTTCGAGCGACGCCACGGATAA